The DNA window GCCAAGTAAAACCGTCGATAGCATGTAGTCGAATGACGAATGAGATGTAAAAAATCTTGCATTCGACGTAGGACTTTCGACTTTGGACAGCGGGTATAAGATGATTCAGCAGGAAACAAAGGTCAAGGTCACGGATAATACCGGAGCCAAAGAAATACAGTGCATTAGGGTCCTTGGTGGCTCGGCCCGAAGATATGCCCGGGTTGGAGATATCATAGTGGGAAGTGTAAAGGATGCAATTCCCGGGGGAGCCGTCAAGAAAGGTGAAATCGTACAAGCTGTGGTGGTCCGGACCAGAAAGGAGACGAGGCGCCCCGACGGTTCTTATGTGAAATTTGATGATAATGCGGTAGTGCTCATAAACGAACTCAAAAATCCTCGGGGTACAAGAATTTTTGGACCAGTGGCTCGAGAGTTGAGGGACAAAAACTTCATGAAGATTATCTCTTTAGCCCCCGAAGTCCTTTAAATGCGATGGACAGTTCACAGTTACGGAAACCTTTCTGCAATACAGTGAAGCGAATGATAAACAGGGAACGAGGAGAAAAAAATGGTTAGATTAAAAGTAAAAAAGGGTGACAAAGTGTTGGTGATAGCTGGCAAAGATAAGGGGAAAAAGGGTAA is part of the Actinomycetota bacterium genome and encodes:
- the rplN gene encoding 50S ribosomal protein L14, producing MIQQETKVKVTDNTGAKEIQCIRVLGGSARRYARVGDIIVGSVKDAIPGGAVKKGEIVQAVVVRTRKETRRPDGSYVKFDDNAVVLINELKNPRGTRIFGPVARELRDKNFMKIISLAPEVL